One Leclercia pneumoniae genomic region harbors:
- the yhgN gene encoding NAAT family transporter YhgN — MTEIISAAVLLILIMDPLGNLPIFMSVLKHTEPKRRRAIMIRELLIALLVMFIFLFAGEKILAFLNLRAETVSISGGIILFLIAIKMIFPSAEGSSSGLPAGEEPFIVPLAIPLVAGPTILATLMLLSHQYPNQMSHLVIALLIAWGGTFIILLQSSLFLRLLGEKGVNALERLMGLILVMMATQMFLDGIRAWMKG; from the coding sequence ATGACTGAAATAATTTCCGCGGCGGTTCTTTTAATCCTGATTATGGACCCCCTGGGGAACTTGCCCATCTTTATGTCGGTGCTGAAACACACCGAGCCGAAGCGCCGGCGGGCGATCATGATCCGCGAGCTGCTCATCGCGCTGCTGGTGATGTTTATCTTCCTGTTTGCCGGGGAAAAGATCCTCGCCTTCCTTAACTTGCGCGCGGAGACCGTCTCCATTTCCGGCGGGATTATTCTGTTCCTAATTGCTATCAAGATGATTTTCCCGAGCGCGGAAGGCAGCAGCAGTGGTCTGCCTGCCGGTGAAGAGCCGTTTATCGTACCGCTGGCCATCCCGCTGGTGGCCGGCCCGACCATTCTGGCCACGCTGATGCTGCTGTCGCATCAATACCCAAATCAGATGAGCCACCTGGTGATTGCCCTGCTGATTGCCTGGGGCGGCACCTTTATTATTCTTTTACAGTCGTCGCTGTTTTTGCGTCTGCTGGGCGAGAAAGGGGTGAATGCTCTGGAGCGCCTGATGGGGTTGATCCTGGTAATGATGGCGACCCAGATGTTCCTCGACGGGATCCGGGCGTGGATGAAGGGCTAG
- the gntU gene encoding gluconate transporter, whose amino-acid sequence MSTLTLVLTAVGSVLLLLFLVMKARMHAFVALMVVSIGAGLFSGMPLDKIAATMEKGMGGTLGFLAIVVALGAMFGKILHETGAVDQIAVKMLKSFGHSRAHYAIGLAGLICALPLFFEVAVVLLISVAFSMARHTGTNLVKLVIPLFAGVAAAAAFLLPGPAPMLLASQMHADFGWMILIGLCAAIPGMIIAGPLWGNFISRYVELHIPDDITEPHLGEGKMPSFGFSLALILLPLVLVGLKTIAARFVPVGSSAYEWFEFIGHPFTAILVACLVAIYGLAMRQGMPKDRVMEICGAALQPAGIILLVIGAGGVFKQVLVDSGVGPALGEALTGMGLPIAVTCFVLAAAVRIIQGSATVACLTAVGLVMPVIEQLNYSGAQMAALSICIAGGSIVVSHVNDAGFWLFGKFTGATEAQTLKTWTLMETILGTTGAIVGMIAFSLLS is encoded by the coding sequence TTGAGTACTTTAACGCTTGTTTTGACAGCAGTGGGCTCCGTTTTACTGCTGCTGTTTTTGGTCATGAAAGCGCGTATGCACGCTTTCGTGGCATTGATGGTGGTGTCTATTGGTGCAGGTCTCTTTTCCGGTATGCCGCTCGACAAGATCGCAGCGACAATGGAAAAAGGGATGGGCGGCACGCTGGGCTTTCTGGCGATAGTGGTCGCACTGGGCGCGATGTTTGGCAAGATTCTGCATGAAACGGGTGCGGTCGATCAGATTGCCGTCAAGATGCTGAAATCGTTCGGCCATAGCCGCGCACATTATGCCATTGGCCTGGCCGGTCTGATTTGCGCCCTGCCGCTGTTCTTTGAAGTGGCCGTTGTGCTACTGATAAGCGTGGCATTCTCCATGGCGCGCCATACCGGTACCAATCTTGTGAAGCTGGTCATTCCGCTGTTTGCGGGGGTGGCGGCAGCGGCGGCATTCCTGCTGCCTGGGCCCGCGCCGATGCTGTTGGCCTCGCAGATGCACGCTGACTTTGGCTGGATGATCCTGATTGGCCTCTGCGCCGCTATCCCGGGAATGATTATTGCTGGCCCGCTGTGGGGCAACTTCATTAGCCGCTACGTTGAACTTCATATTCCTGACGACATCACCGAGCCGCACCTGGGCGAAGGCAAAATGCCCTCCTTCGGCTTCAGCCTGGCGCTGATCCTGCTGCCGCTGGTGCTGGTGGGCCTGAAGACCATCGCCGCACGCTTTGTGCCGGTCGGTTCCAGCGCCTACGAGTGGTTTGAGTTTATCGGCCACCCGTTCACGGCGATCCTGGTAGCCTGTCTGGTAGCGATTTATGGTCTGGCGATGCGTCAGGGCATGCCGAAAGACAGAGTGATGGAGATCTGCGGCGCGGCGCTGCAACCTGCGGGGATTATCCTGCTGGTGATCGGTGCCGGTGGGGTGTTCAAGCAGGTGCTGGTGGATTCCGGCGTCGGCCCGGCGCTCGGTGAAGCGTTAACCGGCATGGGGCTGCCGATTGCGGTGACTTGCTTCGTGCTGGCGGCAGCGGTACGTATCATTCAGGGCTCTGCTACCGTGGCGTGTTTAACTGCCGTGGGGCTGGTGATGCCGGTCATTGAACAGCTGAACTACTCCGGTGCGCAGATGGCGGCGCTCTCTATCTGTATCGCGGGTGGGTCAATTGTGGTTTCACACGTGAATGATGCCGGCTTCTGGCTGTTCGGTAAATTTACCGGCGCCACCGAAGCGCAAACCCTGAAGACCTGGACGCTGATGGAGACGATTCTCGGCACCACAGGCGCGATTGTCGGGATGATTGCGTTTTCACTGCTGAGCTGA
- the gntK gene encoding gluconokinase: protein MSTTNHDHHVYVLMGVSGSGKSAVASEVAHQLHAAFLDGDFLHPRSNITKMAAGEPLNDDDRKPWLQALNDAAFAMQRTNKVSLIVCSALKKTYRDLLRDGNPNLSFIYLKGNFAVIESRLKARKGHFFKTQMLVTQFEALQEPGADEQDVLVVDIDQPLDGVVASTIEVINKRQ, encoded by the coding sequence TTGAGCACGACTAACCACGATCACCACGTATACGTCCTGATGGGCGTTTCCGGTAGCGGTAAATCTGCGGTGGCCAGCGAAGTGGCGCATCAACTCCATGCTGCGTTTCTTGATGGTGACTTCCTCCATCCGCGCAGCAATATCACGAAAATGGCCGCCGGCGAGCCGCTGAACGACGACGATCGTAAGCCCTGGCTGCAGGCGCTGAATGACGCCGCCTTTGCCATGCAGCGCACCAATAAAGTGTCGCTGATTGTCTGCTCTGCGCTGAAAAAAACCTACCGCGACCTGCTGCGTGACGGTAACCCGAATCTCTCTTTCATCTATCTGAAGGGCAATTTTGCGGTGATTGAAAGCCGTCTGAAGGCGCGTAAAGGTCACTTCTTCAAAACCCAGATGCTGGTCACCCAGTTTGAAGCTCTGCAAGAGCCGGGTGCGGACGAGCAAGATGTATTAGTGGTTGATATCGATCAGCCGCTGGACGGTGTGGTAGCAAGCACCATCGAGGTTATTAATAAAAGGCAGTAA
- the gntR gene encoding gluconate operon transcriptional repressor GntR: MKKKRPVLQDVADRVGVTKMTVSRFLRNPEQVSVALRGKIAAALDELGYIPNRAPDILSNATSRAVGVLLPSLTNQVFAEVLRGIESVTDAFGYQTMLAHYGYKPELEEERLESMLSWNIDGLILTERTHTPRTLKMIEVAGIPVVELMDSQSPCLDIAVGFDNFEAARQMTAAIIARGHRHVAYLGARLDERTIIKQKGYEQAMLDAGLTPYSVMVEQSSSYTSGIELMRQARREYPQLDGIFCTNDDLAVGAAFECQRLGLKIPQDMAIAGFHGHDIGQVMEPRLASVLTPRERMGRIGAERLLARIRGEAVTPKMLDLGFTLSPGGSI, encoded by the coding sequence ATGAAAAAGAAACGCCCCGTACTTCAGGATGTCGCCGATCGCGTCGGTGTGACCAAAATGACGGTCAGCCGCTTTTTACGTAACCCGGAACAGGTTTCCGTGGCGTTGCGTGGCAAGATTGCCGCTGCTCTGGATGAACTGGGCTATATCCCCAATCGCGCACCCGATATTCTGTCGAATGCCACCAGCCGCGCGGTGGGTGTCCTGTTACCTTCCTTAACTAACCAGGTATTTGCCGAAGTCCTACGCGGTATTGAAAGCGTGACGGATGCCTTTGGTTATCAGACCATGCTTGCGCACTATGGGTATAAACCGGAACTGGAAGAAGAGCGTCTTGAATCCATGCTTTCCTGGAACATCGACGGCCTGATTTTAACGGAACGTACTCACACTCCGCGTACCCTTAAAATGATTGAAGTAGCGGGTATCCCGGTGGTGGAGCTGATGGACAGCCAGTCGCCGTGTCTCGACATTGCCGTTGGCTTCGATAACTTTGAAGCGGCCCGGCAGATGACCGCAGCCATTATTGCCCGTGGTCATCGTCACGTCGCCTATCTTGGCGCACGTCTTGATGAACGTACTATCATCAAACAGAAGGGATATGAGCAGGCGATGCTCGATGCCGGTTTAACGCCCTACAGCGTGATGGTGGAACAATCTTCCTCATACACTTCCGGTATTGAACTGATGCGTCAGGCACGTCGCGAGTATCCGCAGCTCGACGGTATCTTCTGCACTAACGATGACCTTGCGGTTGGCGCGGCCTTCGAATGCCAGCGCCTGGGGTTAAAAATTCCGCAAGATATGGCCATTGCCGGTTTCCACGGCCACGACATCGGCCAGGTGATGGAGCCGCGTCTGGCGAGCGTGTTAACACCGCGCGAGCGTATGGGCCGCATCGGTGCAGAACGTCTGCTGGCGCGTATTCGTGGGGAAGCGGTGACGCCGAAAATGTTAGATTTAGGTTTCACCTTGTCACCGGGTGGATCCATTTAG
- a CDS encoding pirin family protein, producing the protein MIFLRKANERGHANHGWLDSWHTFSFADYYDPNFMGFSALRVINDDVIDAGQGFGTHPHKDMEILTYVLEGAVEHQDSMGNKEQVPAGEFQIMSAGTGVRHSEYNPSKTDKLHLYQIWIIPETTGITPRYEQRRFDAEQGKQLVLSPDARDGSLKVHQDMELYRWALAKDEQSVHQIAANRRVWIQVVKGEVSINGTKATTADGLAIWDEQALSVHADSESEILLFDLPPV; encoded by the coding sequence ATGATCTTCTTACGCAAAGCTAACGAACGTGGTCACGCAAATCATGGCTGGCTGGACTCATGGCACACCTTCTCGTTTGCCGATTATTATGACCCGAACTTTATGGGCTTCTCGGCACTGCGGGTGATTAACGATGACGTGATTGATGCAGGCCAGGGCTTCGGTACCCACCCGCATAAAGACATGGAGATCCTGACCTATGTGCTGGAAGGGGCGGTAGAGCACCAGGACAGCATGGGCAACAAAGAGCAGGTTCCGGCAGGTGAGTTCCAGATTATGAGCGCGGGTACCGGCGTGCGTCATTCGGAGTACAACCCGAGCAAAACAGACAAACTGCACCTGTATCAAATCTGGATCATTCCAGAGACAACCGGCATCACGCCACGCTATGAACAGCGCCGCTTTGATGCAGAGCAGGGCAAACAGCTGGTGCTCTCTCCGGATGCGCGTGATGGGTCTTTGAAAGTGCATCAGGATATGGAGCTGTACCGCTGGGCGCTGGCGAAAGACGAACAGTCTGTTCATCAGATTGCCGCTAACCGCCGCGTCTGGATCCAGGTGGTGAAAGGCGAAGTGTCTATCAACGGCACCAAAGCGACCACGGCCGATGGCCTGGCTATCTGGGATGAGCAGGCACTCTCTGTGCATGCCGACAGCGAAAGTGAAATCTTGCTGTTCGATCTGCCACCGGTATAA
- a CDS encoding oxidoreductase, translating into MTLHCAFIGFGKSTTRYHLPYVLNRKESWHVAHIFRRSAKPEEQAPQYSHIHFTSDLDEVLTDPQVKLVIVCTHADSHFDYAKRALEAGKNVLVEKPFTPTIAEAKELFALANSKGLTVTPYQNRRFDSCFLTAKKAIESGKLGDIVEIESHFDYYRPVVETKPGLPQDGSFYGLGVHTMDQIISLFGRPDHVAYDIRSLRNKANPDDTFEAQLFYGDLKAIVKTSHLVKIDYPKFIVHGTRGSFIKYGIDQQETSLKANIMPGEAGFAADDSVGVLEYVNEAGETVKETLAPEIGDYGRVYDALYDTLSNGVPNYVKETEVLTNLEILERAFEQASPSTVTLAK; encoded by the coding sequence ATGACATTACATTGCGCCTTTATTGGCTTTGGTAAAAGCACCACCCGGTATCATCTGCCTTACGTTCTTAACCGGAAAGAGAGTTGGCATGTCGCCCATATCTTTCGCCGCAGCGCAAAGCCCGAAGAGCAGGCCCCGCAATATTCTCATATCCACTTCACCAGCGATCTCGATGAAGTGCTAACGGATCCGCAGGTCAAACTGGTGATTGTCTGCACCCATGCGGATAGCCACTTTGATTACGCGAAGCGTGCGCTGGAAGCGGGTAAAAACGTGCTGGTGGAAAAACCCTTCACCCCGACCATTGCGGAAGCAAAAGAGCTGTTCGCGCTGGCAAACAGCAAAGGGCTGACCGTCACGCCGTATCAGAACCGCCGCTTCGACAGCTGCTTCCTGACCGCGAAGAAGGCGATTGAGAGCGGCAAGCTGGGTGACATTGTCGAAATTGAAAGCCACTTCGATTACTACCGCCCGGTCGTAGAGACCAAACCGGGCCTGCCGCAGGACGGCTCGTTTTACGGTCTGGGCGTACACACCATGGACCAGATTATCTCCCTGTTTGGCCGCCCGGATCATGTGGCCTATGACATCCGCAGCCTGCGCAACAAAGCCAACCCGGATGACACCTTCGAGGCTCAGCTGTTCTACGGTGACCTGAAAGCCATCGTCAAAACCAGCCATCTGGTGAAAATCGACTACCCGAAATTTATCGTGCACGGCACCCGGGGCTCGTTTATCAAATATGGCATCGACCAACAGGAGACCAGCCTGAAGGCCAATATCATGCCGGGCGAAGCGGGCTTCGCGGCGGATGACTCCGTAGGGGTGCTGGAGTATGTCAACGAGGCGGGCGAGACGGTAAAAGAGACGCTTGCGCCGGAAATCGGGGACTACGGTCGGGTCTACGATGCGCTGTATGACACCCTCAGCAATGGCGTGCCGAATTACGTCAAGGAAACTGAAGTTCTCACCAATCTTGAAATCCTGGAACGGGCCTTCGAACAGGCATCACCCTCCACGGTAACCCTCGCCAAATAA
- a CDS encoding bactofilin family protein — translation MAGNYFALNIALVFWFLTLICWTLSATLPAQIFGALSLLHFTIHAFSNQVNRMFKKKKSEEIEQPVISRPAPVEVREKEPTATEKQATTVIASDVCFEGNIVAGGHVYIHGTLKGNVDAKENLIKVMRGGVIEGNISCRELIIDGSVNGQCTCDIVDICENGHVTGTLTYRTLAVKKGGTFSGQAEVMPLKIEKTNVVGLTPEVAENAVEAKSQAKKSQHAAG, via the coding sequence ATGGCTGGCAATTATTTCGCGTTAAATATCGCGCTGGTTTTCTGGTTTCTCACACTGATCTGCTGGACCTTATCAGCCACCCTGCCGGCGCAGATATTCGGCGCGCTCTCCTTACTCCACTTCACTATCCACGCTTTTTCTAATCAGGTTAATCGTATGTTTAAGAAGAAAAAATCCGAAGAGATCGAACAGCCCGTTATCTCCCGTCCCGCCCCCGTTGAAGTTCGTGAAAAAGAGCCGACCGCGACGGAGAAACAGGCCACAACGGTTATCGCCAGCGACGTCTGCTTTGAGGGAAATATCGTGGCCGGCGGCCACGTCTATATTCACGGCACGCTGAAAGGCAATGTTGATGCCAAAGAGAACCTGATCAAGGTGATGCGTGGCGGTGTGATTGAAGGGAATATTAGCTGCCGTGAGCTGATCATTGACGGCAGCGTGAATGGCCAGTGCACCTGCGACATCGTAGATATTTGCGAGAATGGCCATGTCACCGGCACCCTCACCTACCGCACGCTGGCGGTGAAAAAAGGCGGTACTTTCTCTGGGCAGGCGGAAGTGATGCCCCTGAAGATTGAGAAGACCAACGTGGTGGGATTGACGCCAGAGGTGGCTGAAAACGCGGTCGAGGCAAAATCGCAGGCAAAAAAAAGCCAGCACGCGGCTGGCTAA
- the yhhY gene encoding N-acetyltransferase — translation MSEIVIRHIEASDAAALREIMTHPEVYQDTLQLPHPSLEMWQERVAARPGRRHLVACLEERVVGHMALDVMENPRRSHVATFGISVAADMQGRGVGRRLMSEMVNLCDNWLRIERIELTVFADNPAAVALYKSFGFEIEGTGKKFALRNGEYVDAYYMARMK, via the coding sequence ATGAGTGAGATAGTGATACGCCACATTGAAGCCAGCGATGCCGCCGCATTACGCGAGATCATGACGCATCCGGAGGTGTATCAAGATACGCTACAACTTCCTCACCCCTCTCTGGAGATGTGGCAAGAACGCGTGGCCGCCAGGCCGGGCAGGCGCCATCTCGTCGCCTGTCTGGAAGAGCGCGTGGTGGGGCATATGGCACTGGATGTAATGGAAAATCCACGCCGTAGTCATGTTGCAACCTTCGGCATCAGCGTCGCCGCGGATATGCAGGGACGGGGTGTGGGTCGCCGCCTGATGAGCGAGATGGTTAACCTGTGTGATAACTGGTTACGCATTGAACGTATTGAACTGACGGTGTTTGCCGATAATCCCGCCGCCGTCGCGCTCTATAAAAGTTTCGGTTTTGAAATCGAAGGGACCGGCAAGAAATTTGCCCTGCGCAACGGGGAGTATGTGGATGCGTATTATATGGCGCGGATGAAGTAA
- the ggt gene encoding gamma-glutamyltransferase: MIKPTFLRWVAIAALMAGGTFSVAANPPAAPPVSYGVEEDVFHPVRAKQGMVASVDALATQVGVDILKQGGNAVDAAVAVGYALAVTHPQAGNLGGGGFMMLRTKDGKTTAIDFREMAPSQATRDMFLDDQGNPDSKKSLTSHLATGTPGTVAGFSLALEKYGTLPLNKVVQPAIKLARDGFVVNDALADDLKTYGSEVIPNHENSKAIFWKEGEPLKKGDKLVQTNLAKSLELIAENGPDAFYKGAIADQIADEMQKHNGLITKADLAEYKAVEREPVSGNYRGYQVFSMPPPSSGGIHIVQILNILESFDMHKFGFGSADAMQVMAEAEKYAYADRSEYLGDPDFVKVPWQALTSKAYAKSIAEQIDINKAKPSSQIRPGKLAPYESNQTTHFSVVDKEGNAVAVTYTLNTTFGTGIVAGNSGILLNNEMDDFSAKPGVPNVYGLVGGDANAVGPKKRPLSSMSPTIVVKDGKTWLVTGSPGGSRIITTVLQMVVNSIDFGMNVAEATNAPRFHHQWLPDELRVEKGFSPDTLKLLEQRGQKVVVKEAMGSTQSIMVGPDGELYGASDPRSVDDLTAGY, encoded by the coding sequence ATGATAAAACCAACGTTTTTACGCTGGGTAGCCATTGCTGCCCTGATGGCAGGCGGCACCTTTAGCGTGGCAGCCAATCCCCCCGCGGCGCCTCCCGTCTCTTACGGCGTAGAGGAGGATGTCTTCCATCCGGTGCGCGCGAAGCAGGGAATGGTCGCCTCGGTAGACGCGCTGGCAACGCAGGTGGGGGTCGATATCCTGAAGCAGGGCGGTAACGCCGTGGATGCGGCCGTCGCCGTGGGCTATGCGCTGGCGGTGACCCACCCGCAGGCGGGGAATCTGGGGGGCGGCGGCTTTATGATGCTGCGCACCAAAGACGGGAAAACGACCGCCATCGACTTCCGTGAAATGGCGCCGTCTCAGGCCACGCGCGATATGTTCCTGGACGATCAGGGCAATCCGGACAGTAAAAAATCGCTCACTTCACACCTTGCTACCGGCACGCCAGGCACCGTCGCGGGCTTTTCGCTGGCGCTGGAAAAATATGGCACCTTGCCGCTAAACAAAGTGGTACAGCCTGCCATTAAGCTCGCGCGTGATGGCTTTGTGGTGAATGACGCCCTGGCGGACGATCTCAAAACCTACGGCAGCGAAGTGATTCCGAATCATGAAAACAGCAAGGCCATTTTCTGGAAAGAGGGCGAGCCGCTGAAAAAGGGCGACAAGCTGGTGCAGACGAATCTCGCTAAAAGTCTGGAGTTGATTGCGGAAAACGGCCCGGACGCCTTCTACAAAGGAGCCATTGCCGACCAGATTGCCGACGAGATGCAGAAGCATAACGGGCTTATCACCAAAGCGGATTTAGCGGAGTACAAAGCCGTTGAGCGCGAACCGGTCAGCGGCAATTATCGCGGCTATCAGGTGTTCTCAATGCCGCCGCCTTCGTCCGGGGGGATCCATATCGTGCAGATCCTCAACATTCTCGAAAGTTTCGACATGCACAAATTTGGCTTCGGCAGCGCGGATGCGATGCAGGTAATGGCCGAGGCGGAGAAATACGCCTACGCTGACCGTTCGGAGTATCTCGGCGACCCCGATTTTGTGAAGGTGCCGTGGCAGGCGCTAACCAGTAAAGCCTATGCCAAATCCATTGCGGAGCAGATCGATATCAATAAAGCTAAACCTTCGAGCCAGATCCGCCCCGGCAAGCTCGCCCCTTATGAGAGTAACCAGACCACCCACTTCTCGGTGGTGGATAAAGAGGGCAATGCGGTGGCGGTGACCTACACGCTCAATACCACCTTCGGCACCGGGATCGTAGCGGGCAACAGCGGTATTCTGCTGAATAACGAGATGGATGACTTCTCGGCCAAACCGGGCGTGCCGAACGTCTATGGTCTGGTGGGCGGTGATGCGAATGCGGTGGGGCCGAAGAAACGCCCGCTCTCCTCTATGTCACCGACGATCGTGGTAAAAGACGGTAAGACCTGGCTGGTGACCGGCAGCCCTGGCGGCAGCCGCATTATTACCACCGTGCTGCAGATGGTGGTTAACAGTATCGATTTCGGGATGAACGTTGCCGAAGCGACCAACGCCCCGCGTTTCCATCACCAGTGGCTACCGGACGAGCTGCGCGTGGAGAAGGGCTTTAGCCCGGATACCCTGAAACTGCTGGAGCAGCGCGGGCAGAAAGTGGTGGTGAAAGAGGCGATGGGTAGTACTCAGAGCATCATGGTCGGGCCGGACGGTGAGCTGTATGGGGCATCGGATCCGCGTTCGGTGGATGATTTGACGGCCGGGTATTGA